The Nostoc sp. PCC 7524 nucleotide sequence ATTTGATATTTAAACCATCTCAAATTCTAATTGTTGATTCTTGAGAAAATCATGGGTGAAATGATCTACTACATTAGTATCAGCCAATTCTAAATTATAAAAATCTACAACATCATGCTCAAAATACGGCCCAGCGTGCCAAGTACCCTCATGTAACTTAATAAAACAATTTCCCGGAATACGAAAAGCAGCCATTTCCTCTAACACTGGTGTATCCAAATCATTGTAAGCAGGACACACCGCAATTAACCAATCCTTCCCTTCTAAAGAACCCAAACATTGCGTACATTGCAGATGGCGAGTAATTTTATGAAACTTTCGCCCACGCTTATTTAACCGCATAATATAAAAGCGTGGCGTACCATTTTCTAAATTTAATTGTGCATCTTCCGCATCAAAAGCTTTACCATCCGCACTTGCAAAAATCACCTGTCCATAACGCCAAAAATTTGCCGATGTTATCCATTCCGCCTGTAATTGCTGCACCATTTGTGATGTATTCATAAAACCCCTCTATCTCCATCTGTGCGTGAGTAAATCCTACTCTCATTCATCAACATCAGCATACCATTCCAACTCACGAGGAATGAGCGACTTAGGAATTAGAGAAGCCTGCTTGTCCCGATCACTAGGTTGCGTATACCACCAAGCCCAAGCAATTAAAACAGCTTGTAAAGGCAGCCGAATCACTTGAAACAAAGTTGAATCTGAATAGGGTATATTTTCAATCTTAATATGATTGACTGCCTGATTGATATTAGCAGGGAAAACCGCAATAAATAACAAAATTACACCCCAAGCCGCAGCTTGACTGACAGGCGGAACTAACAATCCAATCCCACCTAAAATTTCATAAAAGCCACTCAGATAAACTAAGCCTAACGGATAGGGAAGTTGCGGCGGCACAATTTTGACGTATGGTGCTGGGACTGCAAAATGTGTAATTCCAACTATGATCAGAGATACAGCCAAAATCACCCGTAAGAGTTCTTTGTGCTTGTTCATTGATTTCCCTAGATTCTGTATTTACCTATACTGTTGTAGTGTGACTAATGGAGGTTAATCTGTCTTCAGTCAACAGTCAGAAAATCAACGAATATCTTCCCAAATTTCACTTACGACCTTAAAGTAATTGAGTAAATAAAATGACTATCAATTTTTAGGTTAGTATATGACGTTAAATTTTAGCCGCCGTCAATTTGTCTGGTATGGTTCAGCTACCTTGGCTACCAGCTGGCTATTGAAAGCTTGCAGTAGCAACCAAACGCCAACACCAACAGCTGCTAGTGGCAGCCAAGGGTTTAAAATAGCGATCGCACTCCCTGGAGTCATCAGTGATCAAGCCTGGAATCAGTCTGGTTATGAAGGGGTGAACTTAGCTAAACAAAAGCTAGGTGCAGAAATCGCCTATGTCGAACAAGTCGCCCAAGCTGATCAAACAGAAGCCTTAACAGACTTTGCCCGCAAAGGTTATAATCTCGTATTCGCCCACGGTGGACAATTTGATGCAGCTATCGAACAAGTCGCCCCACAGTTTCCCAATACTTTTTTTGTAGGTGTGAATGGCAATCTCAAAGGTGAAAATATCGCCTCTTTAAGAATAGATCATCTTCAAGGTAGTTATTTGTGTGGCATGATTGGTGCTGCTGTCAGCAAATCAAATAAATTAGCTTATATTGCTGGGCAAGAATTTCCTGCAACTCAAGACGAATTACGGGGATTTGAATTAGGCGCAAAATCCGTTAAACCCAACATTCAAATTGTTTCTACCTTCACGGGTGATTGGAATGATGTTGCTAAAGCCAAAGAAGCCACACTTGCCTTAATTTCTGCTGGTGCAGATGTGATTTATCAATGGTTAGATAGTGCCTCCCCCGCAGTTTTACAAACAGCCAGCGACAAAGGAATTTATGCTTTTGGTAATACTAAGGATCAGTTAGATGTTGCCCCCAAAGCAGTGTTAACCAGTGCCGTAAAACGTCTGGATATAGCAATTGCCTATTTAGCAGAATTAGCCCAAAAACAACAAATTAAGGGAGAAATTTATACAATTGGTTTAGAAAGACCAGATATATTGAGTTTAGGCAAATTTGGGGCAGGAGTCACCGCACCAGTTCAACAAAATGCGCTGAAAGTAAAACAAGAAATTATTGATCAAAAAATTACCTTTGAAAATTGCCAAGACAATGGTAAAAATACTCGTTGTGTGAAAAAAGCAGCAGCCTAAATGTATTTACGTTTAGAAAATATTACCAAACGCTTCGGTTCATTTGTCGCTAACGATAATATTAGCCTCAATGTTGATACTGGTAAAATTCATGCAATTTTAGGTGAAAATGGTGCAGGTAAGACCACTTTAATGAATATTATTAGTGGTCTATATCAACCTGATGCTGGCAAAATTTATCTGCAAGATACACCAGTTAAAATTACTTCACCTAATGAGGCAATTCAACTGGGAATTGGCATGATTCACCAACATTTCATGCTCATACCCCAGTTAACAGTCACTGAAAATATTATTTTAGGTACAGAAAATAGTTGGCGTTTAAATCTGCGCCAAAAACAGCAGGAAATTGCCGCCTTATCCCAAGCATATGGACTAGAAGTTAACCCCCATGCCAAAGTTGCAGATTTACCAGTCGGGACACAACAAAGAGTAGAAATTCTCAAAGTTCTTTATCGTCAAGCGCAACTATTAATTCTCGATGAACCAACCGCAGTTCTCACACCACCGGAAGTAGAATCATTAATTTATATCTTGCGGCAATTAGCTGCTGCTGGAAACACGATTATTTTTATCAGTCATAAGTTGGAAGAAGTAATTCATCTCTGCGATACAGTAACAGTATTACGACGGGGTAAGGTAATAGCAAATACAAATACCCAAGCCGCCACACCGCAGCAGCTAGCAACATTAATGGTAGGGCATGAAATTGCTTTACAAGTTGATAAATCCCCACCATCGCCGGGAGAGGTGATATTGTCGGTGCAGAGTTTGCAAGTTGCAGATGATAGAGGTGTGATGGTTGTGCGTGATGTGTCTTTTCAACTACACGCGGGGGAAATTTTGGGGATTGCGGGTGTGGATGGAAATGGACAACGGGAATTGGCTGACGCAATAACGGGTTTAAGAAAGATAAAAGCGGGGAAAATTGAACTACCAGCAATGAAGAGGATAGGTTACATACCAGAAGATAGGCAAAAGATGGGTTTGGTGTTGCAGTTTAGTATTGCCCAAAACTTAATTTTAAAAGCCTTTAAAAACTTGCCCTTTTGTCGTCGTTGGTTATTGCAACCAGCAGCAATCAAACATCATGCCACAAATGCCATGCAAACATTTGATATCCGGGCGACTGGGGAAGATATTCAGGTAAGTCAGCTTTCGGGAGGCAATCAGCAGAAGGTAGTGTTGGCGCGAGAACTGGCAGGAGAACCAGATTTAATTGTGGCAATGCAACCCACGCGGGGGTTAGATGTGGGGGCAACAGCCGCAGTTCAGGCGCGATTGTTAACAGAACACAATCGCGGTGCGGCAATATTGTATATTTCTACTGAGTTAGAAGAAGTCATCACCATGAGCGATCGCATTGCGGTAATCTACAAAGGTGAATTTGTGGCGATATTAGATGCACACACAGTCACAGTTGAGGAGATTGGTTTATTAATGGCTGGGGGAGCGAAAATTTGTCGGTAAAGGTTCCCATTCCAGATATTGCTCAATACTCATTTTTTGAGGTTGGAGGGTAGCAATCATCGCCAAATGATCACAAATAATCGCGCTAAATTCCTGCTACCAATATTATCTCCCCTAATTGCGATCGCCTTTGCCCTTATCGTCGGTGCAATTCTCATCTCACTGGCAGGGGCAAACCCCATCACCGCCTACACAGCCTTATTTCAAGAATCCCTCTCTACCTACTTCGGCTTTGGTAACACCCTCACCAAAATGACACCACTGTTATTCACCAGTTTAGGGGTGTTGGTAGCATTACGGGCTGGTCAATTTAATATCGGTGGCGAAGGACAAATTTACCTCGGTGCGTTAGGAAGCACTTTAATTGGTTTATATCTGCCAACATTACCTGCAATCATTCATATCCCCTTAGCACTCTGCGCCGGATTTCTGTTTGGCGCGGTGTGGGGTGGAATTCCTGGTTATCTCAAAGCTGTGCGGGGAATTAATGAAGTCATCACCACCTTGCTGCTGAATT carries:
- a CDS encoding ureidoglycolate lyase; the protein is MNTSQMVQQLQAEWITSANFWRYGQVIFASADGKAFDAEDAQLNLENGTPRFYIMRLNKRGRKFHKITRHLQCTQCLGSLEGKDWLIAVCPAYNDLDTPVLEEMAAFRIPGNCFIKLHEGTWHAGPYFEHDVVDFYNLELADTNVVDHFTHDFLKNQQLEFEMV
- a CDS encoding DoxX family protein translates to MNKHKELLRVILAVSLIIVGITHFAVPAPYVKIVPPQLPYPLGLVYLSGFYEILGGIGLLVPPVSQAAAWGVILLFIAVFPANINQAVNHIKIENIPYSDSTLFQVIRLPLQAVLIAWAWWYTQPSDRDKQASLIPKSLIPRELEWYADVDE
- a CDS encoding BMP family protein — translated: MTLNFSRRQFVWYGSATLATSWLLKACSSNQTPTPTAASGSQGFKIAIALPGVISDQAWNQSGYEGVNLAKQKLGAEIAYVEQVAQADQTEALTDFARKGYNLVFAHGGQFDAAIEQVAPQFPNTFFVGVNGNLKGENIASLRIDHLQGSYLCGMIGAAVSKSNKLAYIAGQEFPATQDELRGFELGAKSVKPNIQIVSTFTGDWNDVAKAKEATLALISAGADVIYQWLDSASPAVLQTASDKGIYAFGNTKDQLDVAPKAVLTSAVKRLDIAIAYLAELAQKQQIKGEIYTIGLERPDILSLGKFGAGVTAPVQQNALKVKQEIIDQKITFENCQDNGKNTRCVKKAAA
- a CDS encoding ABC transporter ATP-binding protein; the protein is MYLRLENITKRFGSFVANDNISLNVDTGKIHAILGENGAGKTTLMNIISGLYQPDAGKIYLQDTPVKITSPNEAIQLGIGMIHQHFMLIPQLTVTENIILGTENSWRLNLRQKQQEIAALSQAYGLEVNPHAKVADLPVGTQQRVEILKVLYRQAQLLILDEPTAVLTPPEVESLIYILRQLAAAGNTIIFISHKLEEVIHLCDTVTVLRRGKVIANTNTQAATPQQLATLMVGHEIALQVDKSPPSPGEVILSVQSLQVADDRGVMVVRDVSFQLHAGEILGIAGVDGNGQRELADAITGLRKIKAGKIELPAMKRIGYIPEDRQKMGLVLQFSIAQNLILKAFKNLPFCRRWLLQPAAIKHHATNAMQTFDIRATGEDIQVSQLSGGNQQKVVLARELAGEPDLIVAMQPTRGLDVGATAAVQARLLTEHNRGAAILYISTELEEVITMSDRIAVIYKGEFVAILDAHTVTVEEIGLLMAGGAKICR